TGAAAACGTGAAACCCTCTCTTAAGCACCCCGTTCGAGACCTGTATGAGCAGCCACATTAGCGACGGACCGGCACGACCCTTCCATGTCGGGTGTGAGGGGTGTCTTGTGATAAATCTGACCGCGAGGGGGGGAGGAATACTAGTGACATTGGCACGGAATCCTGCATTCAAATGGATTCTCCGGGAAGATGGAGGCTATGTGTACGACCCAACCGACAAAACAGTGAAAGTATTGAACGATACCGGAAGCTTCATCGTTGGTAGATGCGAACTATACCCGGCTGAGATTGCGGCCGCTTTGGTGGAGACGTTTGATATTTCGGACCTTGACACAGCGGCACGGGACGTTTCAAGTTTCCTTGATGAACTGGTTATGGAGGGGCTGCTATGTCGGCGAGAGTAGAGAGGCTTTACATCACGCTTACACAGAGATGCAACATGGCGTGCCCTCACTGCTGGGTCGCCGGTAGTGGCTCTTGGCGGGAACAGGATCAGCAGCCCGAACTGACCTTAGACGAGTACATATCGACTATTGAGCAACTGAGGCCGCTTGGCATTAAGCGTTTGAAACTCACTGGCGGGGAACCATTGCTGCGCAAGGAAATCGTCCTATCACTCTGCGATTACTGTCGCCGAAATGGTTTGGGTCTTGCTTTGGAAACCAATGCTACCCTGCTGGACAAAGAACTGATGGATGCCCTCGCCGGATTGCGAGACTTCGAAATTGGAATCAGCGTTGATTTTCCAAATGATGAGGGGTTTGACAAATTCCGAAAGCACCCCGGTGCTTTTGCGCGCGTGAATAGTGCATTTAGGTGTTTGGGCGCTGCGGGCATTGGCGCTGTGGGCATCATGACAGTCTTCCGGGATAATTTGCCCCTGATGTTTGAAACAGCTTCGTACGTCGTGGAGGAACTTGGTGGTTCGGTCAAGTTCTCCGTATGCGTTGGCATAGGACGAGCTCAGGCTGACATGAAGGATCGTCTTCTGTCTCCAGGGCAAGTGTTTGAGTATTATGACCTTGTTGAGCAAGTTGCAGATAAGTACCCGGGCAAGATCCATTCCATGATTCCAATGGCCTTCTATCGCCCCGGAACCAAGGTCAAGTTGGGGAGATGCGATCCCAGCACCACGCTTGGACTACTCCCTGACGGGGGGGTGTCGTTGTGTGGAATAGGTGTCACCAATAAGCAAGCTGTTTTTGGCAATGTCAGACAGGCAACCGTGCTAGATATTATGCAGCACTCGAGTGAACTACAAATGTTGGGTCACTCGGACGAGATGAAGTATTGCGGAGTCTGCAGCAAGTGCATGTTCTCACAGGCCTGCGGGCATCTGTGTCCCGCTCACAGCTTTGAGATGTTTGGTGATTACAGCGGGCCTTATCCGGTTTGCCAGAGCCTCTACGAGAGTGGACTATTTCCCAAGGACTTCCTGGTGGGGCCGCATGACCATGAATGAGCTGAGCACAATCTACGCAAGGTTCGATTCTAGGGTGGAGTATTCCGAAGGGCTTCTGACCAGTGCTCTGAATCAGGCAAGGGAACTTGGAGCCGAAACCCTCCGAATCGTTGGAAACGCAGAACAGTACGAGAAGGCCATGATAGCTCTGGTGACCAGAGCAGTGTCTCTCGGCATTCGCGTTTGGTTTGATCTTGACCTTGGCGGACTGTCAGATCAGTTCATAGGTTCGCTGGAACCACATGCTGGATCGGTCGTCTTGGCGGTGAATATCGACGAAGTCTCTGATAGACGAATACCCAGCGTCGGCGGCCAACCGCCGGTAGTCAATGTCACTGCGAATAGAGGGAACGCAGCCCTGCTTACTGAGTTCATGGGACGGTTACTGAGTGACCGCAGAATCGGGCTCTTAAAAGTCTCGGCCCACATTAGAGAGATTGGAAGCATCGACCTCTACCTCAAGCTGGCACGAGACCTTATCTCACTGCATCGGTCCTACCCCGGCCAAGTCTATGCCATGATGCCTTGGTGTCTGCTTGAGATATCAGAGCTTAGATTGGGCCGGACAATATGTCAATACCAAAGCACCGTCGGAGTCTTCCCCGATGGGGCCGTGACTGCTTGCGGGGTGTCGCGTACCGCCTGGGAGCCCGTCTCAAGACTCAGTGAATGCTCGTTACGGCAGGCGGTCGGTAATGACCCCCTTCTGAGAAATCTGCGTAGTCTGAGGCCCAGTGGGTTGGAGGGAGTGTGTTCGATCTGCATATTCAGGGACTATTGCGGCAATCTATGTCCTGCTAGGGTGTTTAACATCACCCGTTCGTTCAGCAAGTCCTTCGATGACTGTCAGATACTGTATGACAACGGGCTTTTCCCTCCGGCATTCATTCGCGACGGAGTGTGAGAATATGACTCGGGCTCTCGTGGTGGCCGATCTTACGTATTCCGCATACATAAACCCTTCCTCGCCAGCGCTGTGCCCCATTGCCGAGAAAATCCAGGATGCCCCGATTATTGAATTGTTTAAGATCTGCTGTGACAGAAGAGGAATTTGGAACACGGTCGTCGCCTCGTTCTGGCAGTCAACAGGGAGCTTGTTCGGCGACTGCTTTCGACAGTCTGTGGTCTTGTGTTCCTTGCTTAGGTCATTGGGCCGGAGTTCCTACGTTGCGGTACTATCCCATAGAGGAGAGAGTCTCGGGGATGCGACGCATGCTGCCGTGCTTGTTAGCGAGGGAAATCGTTGGGCACTTCTGGATGTAACCAAAACTTCTGTGAAAGAGGGTATTTGGCAACTCCAGGACTCTAGGGACCTTGACTCCAATAACGGTTTGCTCTGCATTTTTAATGATCAACATGCTTACCTGGTCGAAGGTGACGGCTCCGTACCTGGACTAGATGCCTTGTCGATGCATCAGTAGGGAGGAAGTGTGATGGGAGTCCTGCCGGCTTATCAATTGTCTCGGCTCACGAAGATCTATAAAAGCCGTGTGGTGGCAAATAACAATATAAGTTTGGAGATCAAATGCGGGGAGATACTCGGAGTATTTGGACCGAATGGCGCCGGGAAAACCACCATGGTACGACAGATGATGGGGCTCTTAAGACCGACGTCAGGACAAATACTCTTGTTCGCCAAAGACGTGGTCGCCAGACCAGAACGTGTACCTGAGACAGTTGCATACTTCAGTCAGAAGGTTATGTCTCTCAACCCGTTTTCCTTTAAGGAAGTGTTGGTTCACGCCGGCGTCCACCGAGGGATGTCTTCGTCAAATGCTCGGAAGCAAGCTGCGAGACTGGTCGAATTCTTTGACTGCGGACACTGCACAGATAGGTACCTTTACCAGCTCTCCGGAGGTGAGCGTAAATTATCTCTCCTCCTGTCAACGTTTATGGGTCACAAGAAAATACTGATCTTGGATGAGCCCACGAATGAAATAGACCCTCTCAGAAGGGCAAGAGTCTGGAGCTACCTTCTCGAACGAAACAGGGATGATGGGGTCACGGTGATCCTGGTCACTCATAATGTCGTCGAGGCGGAGGCCGTGGTGGACCGCGTGGTAATCATCGACCGCGGAATCGTTAGGGGAATCGGCACGCCTGGCGAGCTGAAGGCTAACCTAGACGTCATGTCCCACGTAGTCTTTACCTTGAAACCCCATGTGAAGGTAAGTGCTGCGCCGTTCGACGTAACGCACATACACGGACAGACGTGGTCAGCAATGGCCACAACACAAGACGTAGCCCGGCTCTTCAGCCAGCTGGTAGACGTCCTGGGAATGCAGTCTCTGGATGATTTTCGCGTCTCAACCCCATCCCTGGAGGACGTGTACATGCAACTGACCGGAAGGAGCTTTGCGAATGGGCAGGCAGGAAGTGAGTAAGTTCTTCATCGATTTCGTTTGGGTGTTAAGAGGGCAGCTCTATTCAATGAGATCCCAATGGTTTTGGTACGTGGTTTACCTGACATTTTCACCTCTTACGTTCCTCTTCTTTCTTTCGATATACGGTGGGACAAAGTCACCTGACAGCCAGCTATATGTAATAACAGGCGCCATTGCCAATGCTGCGGTTCTAGCTGCGGTGACCAGTCTTGGGCAGACAATAGGGTATCTCCGTGAACAGAACGCCCTAGAGTACTATGCCTCATTACCCATATCAAAGCTCGCGTTCATTATGGCGGTCGCGACTCGAGGGGTGTTCTTCTCACTTCCATCCTCGGTTTTGACGTTGTTACTTGGCTCTATTGGTGTCGGTCTGCCTCTGCATTTCAACCCGTTCATGGTATTTCTGGTTTATGTAATAAGTGCATACAGTCTGACGAGTGTCGGAGCAGTAGTAGGTTTCTACAGCCAAACGCCTGAGGCCGTCGGGCTGGCAACTCAGATCATCGCGCCACTCATTGTCATGTTTGCCCCCGTCTATGTGCCCGCTAGTCAACTCCCCCCTTTTCTCCAGGTGATCTCAAAGGTCATCCCAACAACCTATGTTGCGCAGAGTCTGCGTTTAGCGATAAAGGGAGAGTTATCCCCACAATTTTGGCAGGACCTTCTGGTTGTATGCGGTTTCACCGTGATTGGTCTGTTCCTGGCTGTGCTGAAAGCCGATTGGCGAATAGCCTCTTCCGGCTAAGCAGCAAGAGGCGGCGGTTGTCAAGGTACCAAGTGAACCATCTTGCGGGTTGCAGAGTAAGTAGTGCTCCGGTTACGAAGGCCGAGGACAAAGGAGGTGGTAGGAATTGAAGAAGAGGCGGTATTCTGCCCCAAGCATTGCGCCCCTAGAAATGATCGCACGCGGTTGCGCCACCGGTTCGTGTTGCGGCGGCCAGAACTAGCTGGCAAAGTGCAACGTCCGTTAAGCCTACAAGGGCTCCAGCGCCCAAAACGAACTACCCGATGCATCTTTCCTAGTTCTGGCTTACCGGGAGTCTACACTGTGCCCACTGCGTCGCGTTTGCGGCCGTAATAAACGAAAGCGCAAGGGGCCATCGCTATCCCCCCGAAAGTGGCACCGTCTTGCCAGGGTCTGGAATGTTTCCGTCGCTATCGGAGCCATGGCTGTAAGCCATATGTGTAATGCAGAGGTGACTT
The sequence above is a segment of the Bacillota bacterium genome. Coding sequences within it:
- a CDS encoding ABC transporter ATP-binding protein; translated protein: MGVLPAYQLSRLTKIYKSRVVANNNISLEIKCGEILGVFGPNGAGKTTMVRQMMGLLRPTSGQILLFAKDVVARPERVPETVAYFSQKVMSLNPFSFKEVLVHAGVHRGMSSSNARKQAARLVEFFDCGHCTDRYLYQLSGGERKLSLLLSTFMGHKKILILDEPTNEIDPLRRARVWSYLLERNRDDGVTVILVTHNVVEAEAVVDRVVIIDRGIVRGIGTPGELKANLDVMSHVVFTLKPHVKVSAAPFDVTHIHGQTWSAMATTQDVARLFSQLVDVLGMQSLDDFRVSTPSLEDVYMQLTGRSFANGQAGSE
- a CDS encoding radical SAM protein: MSARVERLYITLTQRCNMACPHCWVAGSGSWREQDQQPELTLDEYISTIEQLRPLGIKRLKLTGGEPLLRKEIVLSLCDYCRRNGLGLALETNATLLDKELMDALAGLRDFEIGISVDFPNDEGFDKFRKHPGAFARVNSAFRCLGAAGIGAVGIMTVFRDNLPLMFETASYVVEELGGSVKFSVCVGIGRAQADMKDRLLSPGQVFEYYDLVEQVADKYPGKIHSMIPMAFYRPGTKVKLGRCDPSTTLGLLPDGGVSLCGIGVTNKQAVFGNVRQATVLDIMQHSSELQMLGHSDEMKYCGVCSKCMFSQACGHLCPAHSFEMFGDYSGPYPVCQSLYESGLFPKDFLVGPHDHE
- a CDS encoding ABC transporter permease; protein product: MGRQEVSKFFIDFVWVLRGQLYSMRSQWFWYVVYLTFSPLTFLFFLSIYGGTKSPDSQLYVITGAIANAAVLAAVTSLGQTIGYLREQNALEYYASLPISKLAFIMAVATRGVFFSLPSSVLTLLLGSIGVGLPLHFNPFMVFLVYVISAYSLTSVGAVVGFYSQTPEAVGLATQIIAPLIVMFAPVYVPASQLPPFLQVISKVIPTTYVAQSLRLAIKGELSPQFWQDLLVVCGFTVIGLFLAVLKADWRIASSG
- a CDS encoding PqqD family protein; protein product: MINLTARGGGILVTLARNPAFKWILREDGGYVYDPTDKTVKVLNDTGSFIVGRCELYPAEIAAALVETFDISDLDTAARDVSSFLDELVMEGLLCRRE